The genome window TACAGCAGGTGTAGATTGCGGATTACGTCGAATTACCATCATGTCATCAGACATATCGTCATAGTCTCCGTCCATTTTGGCGTAAACCAATAAGCACGCTGAAGCCGTCTTACTGGATCCTGTTCCAAATGATTGAGCCGCAACATCCTCCCATCGAACATTGGATACCCTATCATCATCAAATTTTGACCACCGACTgctttcattttctgaaaatttttgtgtaaagcgttatttaatttagaatgagtttcagttgaaaactatcaatttttggcaatattAGATGAAacgttttctaaaatattatgaaaattagaggtgggcggcaaacgattttttccggcaaatcggcaaattgccggaattgaaatttccaacaaatcggcaaattgccggaattgaaatttccagcaaatcggcaaattgccggaattgaaatttgcggcaaatcggcaaatttccggaattgaaatttccggcaaatcggcaaaatctcggaatagaaaattccggcaaatcggcaaaatctgggaattgaaatttccggcaaatcggcaaaatctgggaattgaaatttccggcaaatcggcaaattgccggaattgaaatttccggcaaatcgacaaattgccggaattgaaatttccggcaaatcgacaaattgccggaattgaaacgTGCCTTAGTTTACTTACGAAGAACAAAACTGTAGAAGTGGCCTTCTTTAGCTGAGGAACCAACATGAACGATGAGTCCAGTCAACTTGTAATAACAACTTGAATTGGCATTTGGTTGggttggaaactttttggttcgaaacttttggaaactttggttggaaactttttggttcgaaacttttggaaactttGGTTGGAAACTTTTGGGGAATTCCATCCTCTCGTTCGATTTGGTTCTGTCTTCCATTGCTCGATCAAATTGCACGAACACCATATCAACTGAATTCGACgtgaaatgctcaaaaaaatgttccactgAAGCacgaaaatttccaacttgaGCATTCACAGTCACTCCTAACGAGTCATTGTGTCTGAATGAAGGGAAGATGCGATCGAACATCTTCTTTTGATTGATATACAACTGTCTTTCCTCTTCACTGTGATTGTTCTCGTGATTCACATGATAATCCATTGCATCATCTATAGCAATTTCCAACCATTGACTAATAGTTGTGAATAGTTCACAAACATCTTGCTGGTGGTCGATGATTGGAGAGGCggacattttttccagaacctGTAAATATAgttgaattatttaaaaaccaCAGAAACTCAGTTTTTGTagtagaaaaaacaattactcACCTGTAACAACGCAATAACCTCAATTGGTCTTGAAGTTGACCTCGCAGATTTCAGTTCGCGGAATGTTCCAACTATGGTGTATAGAAGCTCAGCATGCTTCAGATTCTTCTTGTTGTATTGAAGTGCGTAGTTAAGATATTCCATTGAAGTGAAATTTAGCAACACCGATTCAAGTTGAGGTACACGGATCAATAGTTGCACAATGCAGGATAACCAACATGACGAACTGCTATTGAATATCCCGACAGAAGACTCAGATTGAGCCAAAGTGTCAGACTCAGGACTCATCGATACACTCGGAGACACTATGACAGCACGTTCGTTCCATTTAACATTGAGCATatccaacaaaaattgtctCCGTGTTGGTTGATGATTGAACaggttctaaaaaataatatagaaAAACGGTctcttaatttcaaaaaaactaaatcaaATAATGTGATAGACTCTCTCAATTGAAATAGATAAAATTGAGAGAGACCGTGGCTATTACAtttgtaaattaattttcttaaactCTACTTCTATCTCCAGTGAGCCATACTCGTGAATTGATCGCATTGAATTCTTCTCTTCAATATCACCTTGTCCAATAATTACATCGTCTCGTGAGCACATCTTctattaaacaaaattagcaCTAGGCTAGTTCTCTTCTAAAGTGAGAAATGAGAAGAAATGTGAGTTGTAGAGACGTGTATAataaaatccataaaaattaaaaatattgtgaGTTCTTCTGAGATTACGTGAAGGCCGAATAAGAGGTGACGGTGATAATcacaagaatttaaaaataatttttccatagAACGAATATATAATTGCGTAAATGGTCGTGGTTGCTCAGAATCTCGAGAGACTGTGGCAAATTGTCgaagttttggcattttgccaaaatttggtaaattgccaaatcatcgaaaatgtatattttcaaagtGATTTCGAGcagttttggaaacttttacTATAATATTTGAGCACTTGAGAAACCGATTTCAACTATTTCCATACCgtggaaaaattatgttttaagtTTTGGCATTCTGCCaaagttttgacattttgccaaaatttggtaaattgccaattaGTTCAAGGTGTGTacttttaaagtgattttgaacagttttggAAACTATTACTGTGATATTTTAGCACTTTAGGAACTGATTTTAACTATTTCAATACTGTATAATAATTCTTTCGACAACATTCTCATCGGGCCACATGCGATCAcggaagaatctgaaattaaaagataaatagaaaacaatttgagATTATTAAATATTACCTCTCGGTGAGATCTGGAAAAGCTTGATCGTAGAGagtcaaaatttccggcacatTTTGTTCGTCAACCATGCGGGAAAAGTAGACCAGGTAGTCGGCGACCTCATTTGGAACTCCATCCTCATCGGCTGAAGctgttaaaaattaagaaatgagATAAGTTTGTGTTGTTAACAAGCACCTAAATAACTACCATAAATATGTTTATAGAATTACTCTATTGAttgattatcaatttttcttttgaaaagatttcaCAATGCACGATCATTGATCCTCTGATACTCAACTTCTCTCTCGGGCTTTTAAATGATTAACTTCTTATGAACTCTTATGAACAC of Caenorhabditis elegans chromosome II contains these proteins:
- the F59E12.6 gene encoding ubiquitinyl hydrolase 1 (Confirmed by transcript evidence); its protein translation is MCSRDDVIIGQGDIEEKNSMRSIHEYGSLEIENLFNHQPTRRQFLLDMLNVKWNERAVIVSPSVSMSPESDTLAQSESSVGIFNSSSSCWLSCIVQLLIRVPQLESVLLNFTSMEYLNYALQYNKKNLKHAELLYTIVGTFRELKSARSTSRPIEVIALLQVLEKMSASPIIDHQQDVCELFTTISQWLEIAIDDAMDYHVNHENNHSEEERQLYINQKKMFDRIFPSFRHNDSLGVTVNAQVGNFRASVEHFFEHFTSNSVDMVFVQFDRAMEDRTKSNERMEFPKSFQPKFPKVSNQKVSNQSFQKFRTKKFPTQPNANSSCYYKLTGLIVHVGSSAKEGHFYSFVLQNESSRWSKFDDDRVSNVRWEDVAAQSFGTGSSKTASACLLVYAKMDGDYDDMSDDMMVIRRNPQSTPAVSIMEEPVIDDFALDPNFGIGCPPKCDVVGNENDTISTHSLPRFQRFRRRRFLGGFFKKRKLIRKTEAKTIVPWSDAKVQK
- the F59E12.6 gene encoding ubiquitinyl hydrolase 1 (Confirmed by transcript evidence) — its product is MLNVKWNERAVIVSPSVSMSPESDTLAQSESSVGIFNSSSSCWLSCIVQLLIRVPQLESVLLNFTSMEYLNYALQYNKKNLKHAELLYTIVGTFRELKSARSTSRPIEVIALLQVLEKMSASPIIDHQQDVCELFTTISQWLEIAIDDAMDYHVNHENNHSEEERQLYINQKKMFDRIFPSFRHNDSLGVTVNAQVGNFRASVEHFFEHFTSNSVDMVFVQFDRAMEDRTKSNERMEFPKSFQPKFPKVSNQKVSNQSFQKFRTKKFPTQPNANSSCYYKLTGLIVHVGSSAKEGHFYSFVLQNESSRWSKFDDDRVSNVRWEDVAAQSFGTGSSKTASACLLVYAKMDGDYDDMSDDMMVIRRNPQSTPAVSIMEEPVIDDFALDPNFGIGCPPKCDVVGNENDTISTHSLPRFQRFRRRRFLGGFFKKRKLIRKTEAKTIVPWSDAKVQK